The following proteins are co-located in the Dyadobacter chenwenxiniae genome:
- a CDS encoding hemolysin XhlA family protein yields the protein MNHGILFDIDQDFGEGGQHLVYYSSNKVTEMFLEERVEQLEHLAVDQGKQIEIIATGLATLTTEVRDGFAYAKQKFIADDERFERIGLKFDQFDTRIGRVEIRLDKMEGKIDKLETRVGSLETKVDNLEIKMDKRFDAMNQRFSEMSQQFGELVTLIKRQ from the coding sequence GTGAACCACGGGATTCTTTTCGATATTGATCAGGATTTTGGTGAAGGCGGACAGCATTTGGTTTATTATTCATCAAATAAAGTCACTGAAATGTTTTTAGAAGAACGAGTTGAACAATTAGAGCATTTAGCTGTGGACCAAGGCAAGCAAATCGAAATCATCGCAACCGGACTGGCAACGCTAACTACGGAAGTTAGGGATGGCTTTGCTTACGCAAAGCAAAAGTTTATAGCCGATGATGAGCGTTTTGAGAGAATTGGGCTAAAGTTCGATCAGTTTGATACACGCATTGGTCGTGTGGAAATAAGATTGGATAAAATGGAAGGTAAAATAGATAAACTCGAAACAAGAGTTGGTAGTCTTGAAACGAAAGTTGATAACCTTGAAATCAAAATGGACAAACGTTTCGATGCAATGAATCAACGTTTCAGCGAGATGAGCCAGCAATTCGGTGAGCTAGTCACCCTTATCAAACGACAATAA
- a CDS encoding glucoamylase family protein, which produces MKISCYYLSCLFFLLIHANNAFGQKKKSPASKPTIFNPADRPKNLSDTALLELVQKQTFRYFWEFGHPVSGMSRERSNIAFDYGDEVVTTGGTGFGIMAMIVAAERGWQPRDSVAARLLKMMKFLSKADHYHGIFPHWLNGATGKIVPFGRKDDGGDLVETSFLFQGMLAARQYFDRDNDVERDLRNRIQWIWSEAEWDWYTRGNPNQLYWHWSPNNGWAMNFELRGYNETLITYVLAASSPRYPITAQVYNKCWAQSDHFKNGKEYYGVKLPLGFEYGGPLFFAHYSFLGLDPRKLKDQYADYWEQNVNHSLINYKHCVANPGKFKGYGENSWGLTASDTYNGYNAHSPTNDFGTITPTAALASFPYTPEQSMKALRHFYENLGDKIWSEYGFTDAFNESQNWYAKSHLAIDQGPIIVMIENYRTGLLWKLFMKDPDVQTGLKKLGFESPALELSSKN; this is translated from the coding sequence ATGAAGATATCCTGCTATTACCTTTCCTGCCTGTTTTTCCTGCTCATTCACGCAAACAATGCTTTTGGGCAGAAAAAGAAAAGCCCGGCCAGCAAACCAACCATATTCAATCCGGCAGACAGGCCGAAAAATCTATCCGATACAGCATTACTTGAATTAGTCCAAAAGCAAACATTCCGTTATTTCTGGGAATTTGGACATCCTGTAAGCGGCATGTCACGCGAGCGGAGCAACATTGCCTTCGACTATGGCGACGAAGTGGTGACCACCGGAGGAACGGGATTCGGCATTATGGCCATGATCGTGGCGGCAGAAAGAGGCTGGCAGCCAAGAGATTCTGTTGCGGCGAGGCTTTTGAAAATGATGAAATTCTTATCCAAAGCCGACCATTACCACGGCATTTTTCCGCATTGGCTTAATGGTGCAACAGGTAAAATCGTGCCCTTCGGCCGTAAAGATGACGGTGGCGACCTGGTGGAGACTTCCTTCCTTTTCCAGGGAATGCTAGCCGCCAGACAATATTTTGACCGGGATAATGACGTGGAAAGGGATTTGAGAAACCGCATTCAATGGATCTGGAGCGAGGCCGAATGGGATTGGTATACGAGAGGAAATCCAAATCAATTGTATTGGCACTGGAGCCCAAATAATGGATGGGCCATGAATTTTGAATTGAGAGGTTATAATGAAACATTAATCACTTACGTCCTGGCGGCATCTTCGCCCCGCTATCCCATTACCGCGCAGGTTTATAATAAATGCTGGGCGCAAAGTGATCATTTCAAAAATGGAAAAGAATATTACGGTGTCAAACTGCCTTTGGGATTTGAATATGGCGGGCCGCTTTTTTTCGCACATTATTCATTCCTGGGCCTGGACCCAAGAAAACTAAAAGACCAGTATGCCGATTACTGGGAGCAAAATGTCAATCACTCACTTATTAATTATAAACATTGTGTCGCTAATCCGGGCAAATTCAAGGGTTATGGAGAAAATAGCTGGGGTTTGACAGCCAGCGATACTTATAATGGTTATAATGCGCATTCTCCCACAAACGATTTCGGTACTATCACCCCGACTGCTGCCCTTGCCTCATTTCCTTATACACCCGAGCAATCCATGAAAGCGCTGAGGCATTTTTATGAAAATCTAGGTGATAAAATATGGAGTGAATATGGGTTTACGGATGCCTTTAATGAAAGCCAAAACTGGTATGCCAAATCGCATCTGGCCATAGATCAGGGGCCGATCATTGTAATGATAGAAAATTACAGGACTGGTCTGCTTTGGAAACTGTTTATGAAAGATCCGGATGTGCAGACGGGGCTTAAAAAACTGGGTTTTGAAAGCCCTGCACTGGAATTAAGCAGCAAAAATTAA
- the mazG gene encoding nucleoside triphosphate pyrophosphohydrolase, whose amino-acid sequence MEKQFNNLPERRQEQLMAFDRLLTIMDELREQCPWDRKQTMDTLRHLTIEETYELSDAILENDLPEIKKELGDVLLHIVFYAKIASEKVDNRVQFDMKDVLDGIAEKLISRHPHIYGDFVAEDEEAVKQNWEKLKLKEGNKSVLSGVPGSLPALVKAMRIQEKARGVGFDWDEKQQVWNKVEEELQEFKENFNIEKHEVIDQKEAEGEFGDLLFSLVNYARFVDINPETALERTNKKFIRRFQYLEEASKADGKVLSDMTLSEMDAYWNKAKTIGV is encoded by the coding sequence ATGGAAAAGCAATTTAATAATTTGCCGGAGCGTCGGCAGGAACAGCTCATGGCCTTTGACCGACTGTTGACCATTATGGACGAGTTGCGGGAACAATGTCCCTGGGACAGGAAGCAAACAATGGATACATTACGACATTTGACGATTGAAGAGACTTACGAGCTGTCCGATGCGATCCTGGAAAATGATTTGCCTGAGATAAAAAAGGAGCTGGGAGACGTTTTGTTACACATTGTTTTTTATGCCAAAATTGCTTCTGAAAAAGTCGATAACAGGGTTCAGTTTGACATGAAGGATGTTTTGGACGGTATCGCTGAGAAACTGATTTCCCGACATCCGCATATTTACGGCGATTTCGTGGCTGAGGATGAAGAGGCTGTGAAGCAAAATTGGGAAAAGTTGAAGTTGAAGGAAGGGAACAAATCTGTTTTATCAGGTGTCCCTGGTTCACTGCCTGCGCTGGTAAAGGCCATGCGCATTCAGGAAAAAGCCCGGGGCGTTGGTTTTGATTGGGATGAGAAACAGCAGGTTTGGAATAAAGTAGAAGAGGAGCTTCAAGAATTTAAAGAAAACTTTAATATCGAAAAGCACGAAGTGATTGACCAGAAAGAAGCAGAAGGGGAGTTTGGAGACCTGTTATTTTCTTTGGTTAATTATGCAAGATTCGTAGACATTAACCCCGAAACAGCGCTGGAACGTACAAATAAGAAATTTATTCGTCGGTTTCAATATTTGGAAGAAGCCTCCAAAGCGGATGGTAAAGTGCTGTCTGACATGACCTTGAGCGAAATGGATGCTTACTGGAATAAGGCAAAAACAATAGGTGTGTAA
- a CDS encoding LamG domain-containing protein yields MKNITSRLWILGLAVSIFSCQNFDRPEMVLVSDDDPSFNGPLQRLWAFEGVATDSIWGSRGAATGVSYVEGVSGKAYQGSATGQIEYASAGKLATMESFTIAFWMNTAKHDGGAQSVFMLPNTEDFWGNTFMIIEGNNTKSDSMLVKFNFAGNWITFDGTKNANGLNKWPNAYGKWKHVAYTYDGTTSKFAAYVDGKKLPLAESVTNIMKDKAPFGPLKMTNASKFVLGGFQQHIGIKAPADAWMLHYTGKLDQFRVYTKALTDAEISEIFTKKM; encoded by the coding sequence ATGAAAAATATAACATCCCGGCTATGGATTCTGGGTTTAGCCGTTTCAATTTTCTCCTGCCAGAATTTTGACAGACCGGAAATGGTTCTGGTTTCTGACGATGATCCCTCGTTTAACGGTCCACTGCAACGTCTCTGGGCTTTCGAAGGCGTCGCAACCGACAGCATTTGGGGCAGTCGCGGAGCTGCAACCGGCGTTTCCTACGTCGAAGGAGTAAGCGGAAAAGCTTATCAGGGATCTGCAACGGGACAAATAGAATATGCCTCTGCTGGCAAACTGGCAACTATGGAAAGCTTTACGATAGCATTCTGGATGAACACGGCCAAGCACGACGGCGGCGCACAAAGCGTTTTTATGTTGCCTAACACGGAGGATTTTTGGGGTAACACCTTTATGATCATTGAAGGAAATAATACCAAAAGTGACTCCATGCTTGTCAAATTCAACTTTGCAGGCAACTGGATCACCTTCGACGGAACAAAGAATGCGAATGGGTTGAATAAATGGCCAAATGCATATGGCAAATGGAAGCACGTTGCGTACACTTATGATGGAACAACTTCCAAATTTGCTGCTTACGTGGATGGAAAAAAATTGCCGCTTGCTGAGTCTGTGACTAACATTATGAAGGATAAAGCGCCTTTTGGACCATTGAAAATGACCAATGCTTCTAAGTTTGTGTTAGGCGGATTCCAACAGCACATCGGCATAAAGGCCCCTGCCGACGCCTGGATGCTGCATTACACCGGCAAGCTTGATCAATTCCGGGTTTATACCAAAGCGCTCACCGACGCGGAAATTTCGGAAATTTTTACAAAGAAAATGTAA
- a CDS encoding PaaI family thioesterase: MDPQANPSYLPPNSRIELLLQLKGKHMTGNFSPVAKWLNGRLIDISEGAMEIEYEVREDMCNPMGTLHGGIASTILDDIVGTMVYALGREFAFTSVNLNCDFLNPALPGEILTAKSQVIRTGKNIIHVEGQIYKADGRIVAKCTSNMIQTSFKIPAATAD, encoded by the coding sequence ATGGATCCACAAGCTAATCCGTCCTACTTGCCGCCGAACAGCCGGATTGAATTATTACTGCAATTAAAAGGAAAACACATGACCGGGAATTTTTCCCCGGTTGCAAAATGGTTGAATGGCAGACTCATCGATATTTCGGAGGGAGCGATGGAGATCGAGTACGAAGTCCGGGAAGATATGTGTAATCCAATGGGCACATTGCATGGCGGAATAGCGTCGACGATTCTGGACGATATTGTTGGGACAATGGTTTATGCGCTCGGAAGGGAATTTGCTTTTACTTCTGTGAATCTCAATTGTGATTTCTTAAATCCGGCATTACCAGGTGAAATTCTTACTGCAAAATCACAAGTGATCCGCACAGGGAAAAACATTATTCATGTGGAAGGCCAAATTTATAAGGCGGATGGGCGTATTGTGGCCAAATGCACAAGCAATATGATCCAGACCAGTTTTAAAATTCCAGCCGCAACCGCCGACTAA
- a CDS encoding thiamine diphosphokinase, which yields MSSHHIVKEKQEPALIIANGEACSEELLGQLLEWSPFIVVLDHAIYRVLDLGIKVDVWMGDFDQQHDFDAISERQHPIEIISTPDQEKTDLEKAIDFLIERGFPAANIVWATGRRADHAITNITNMVRYKEHIRLVMFDDYSKIFPLSGTFEKWYVAGTPISLIPVGVVEGIETSGLKYNLYDETLTLGHRTGNSNEAAVDGMVRVSAKKGDLLIMECWDLH from the coding sequence ATGTCTTCCCACCACATCGTAAAGGAAAAGCAGGAACCGGCGTTGATAATCGCCAATGGCGAGGCTTGTAGTGAAGAACTTTTGGGTCAGCTTCTGGAATGGAGCCCGTTTATCGTTGTTCTGGATCATGCCATTTATAGAGTGCTTGATCTAGGCATCAAAGTGGATGTCTGGATGGGCGACTTTGATCAGCAACATGATTTTGATGCGATATCTGAAAGGCAACACCCGATCGAGATAATCAGCACACCGGATCAGGAGAAGACAGACTTGGAGAAAGCAATTGATTTCCTGATAGAAAGGGGTTTTCCGGCCGCTAACATTGTGTGGGCAACCGGTCGCCGTGCCGATCATGCGATAACAAACATTACCAATATGGTGCGTTACAAAGAACACATCCGATTGGTAATGTTTGATGATTATTCCAAAATCTTCCCTTTATCAGGCACTTTTGAAAAATGGTATGTGGCAGGAACGCCCATTTCGCTTATTCCGGTCGGCGTGGTGGAAGGAATTGAAACCAGCGGATTGAAATACAATTTATATGACGAAACCCTGACTTTGGGCCACCGCACCGGAAACAGCAACGAGGCTGCGGTGGATGGAATGGTCAGGGTTTCGGCTAAAAAGGGCGACCTTCTGATTATGGAATGCTGGGATCTACATTGA
- a CDS encoding M1 family metallopeptidase has product MRKTFVCLLLLASCATWAQNTKFTHADTLRGSITPERVWWDLTYYHLSVHPNAQDSTLTGSTKVVYKVLQPQQTIQIDLQEPLQITKVTQDGESLTYKRDGNAFFITLTKKQQAGKTEAIEVFYEGKPRLAKRPPWDGGVQWVPDGKGNTIISTSCQGLGSSVWWPCKDHMYDEPDSMLISITVPKNMMDVSNGQLRSVVENNDNTHTFNWAVQNPINNYGVNMNVANYVSWKETYKGEKGDLALSYYVLPQNLEKAKEQFKQAPQMLKAFEHWFGPYPFYEDGYKLVEVPYLGMEHQSSVTYGNGYKMGYLGKDLSNTGWGLKWDFIIIHESGHEWFANNITYKDVADMWVHESFTNYSENLYTEFYFGKEAGADYVIGTRAMIANDIPIVGTYGVNQEGSKDMYYKGGNILHTIRQIVNDDEKWRQILRGLNKTFYHQTVDGSQIEAYISDHAGRNISKVFDQYLRDVKIPVFEYSFGSKGLQYRWANVIEGFDMPVKVKIGGKDEFLYPTASWQNLKTKGIKTLTVDRNFYVESKETKQASM; this is encoded by the coding sequence ATGCGGAAAACATTCGTTTGCCTCTTACTGCTGGCTTCATGCGCAACGTGGGCGCAGAACACTAAATTCACCCACGCCGACACGCTAAGAGGCTCCATCACGCCGGAACGGGTTTGGTGGGATTTGACTTACTATCATTTAAGCGTGCACCCGAATGCACAAGACAGCACCTTAACCGGCTCCACAAAAGTCGTTTACAAGGTTTTGCAACCGCAGCAGACCATTCAAATCGATTTACAGGAACCGCTTCAAATTACGAAGGTTACGCAGGATGGCGAGTCGCTCACTTACAAGCGGGATGGCAACGCCTTTTTTATTACATTAACAAAAAAGCAACAGGCGGGAAAAACGGAAGCCATTGAGGTTTTCTATGAGGGTAAGCCAAGATTGGCGAAGCGCCCGCCGTGGGACGGAGGCGTGCAATGGGTGCCGGACGGAAAGGGAAATACGATCATTTCCACATCCTGCCAAGGTTTGGGATCCAGCGTTTGGTGGCCGTGCAAGGACCATATGTACGACGAGCCGGACAGCATGCTCATCAGCATCACCGTTCCGAAAAACATGATGGATGTTTCAAATGGTCAGTTGCGGTCAGTGGTTGAAAATAATGATAACACGCATACATTCAACTGGGCGGTTCAAAATCCGATCAATAATTACGGGGTGAATATGAATGTTGCCAATTATGTGAGTTGGAAAGAAACATATAAAGGTGAGAAAGGCGATCTGGCGTTGAGTTACTACGTGCTGCCGCAGAATTTGGAAAAAGCAAAGGAGCAATTTAAGCAGGCACCTCAGATGTTAAAGGCTTTTGAGCACTGGTTTGGGCCTTATCCTTTTTATGAAGATGGTTACAAACTGGTTGAGGTGCCTTACCTCGGAATGGAACACCAGAGTTCAGTAACCTATGGGAATGGTTATAAAATGGGTTATCTGGGCAAAGATTTGTCCAACACAGGCTGGGGCTTAAAGTGGGATTTTATCATTATTCACGAAAGTGGCCACGAATGGTTTGCCAATAACATTACTTACAAAGACGTGGCAGATATGTGGGTGCATGAAAGCTTTACGAACTATTCGGAAAATCTTTACACTGAATTCTATTTTGGCAAAGAGGCGGGTGCCGACTATGTGATAGGGACAAGGGCAATGATTGCCAATGACATTCCTATTGTAGGAACATACGGTGTAAATCAGGAGGGTTCTAAGGATATGTATTACAAAGGCGGAAATATTTTGCACACCATCCGGCAAATCGTAAATGATGATGAAAAATGGCGACAGATTCTCCGTGGATTAAACAAAACTTTCTACCACCAAACTGTTGACGGATCACAAATAGAAGCTTACATAAGCGACCATGCAGGAAGGAATATTTCTAAGGTTTTTGACCAGTATTTACGCGATGTGAAGATCCCTGTTTTTGAATATTCGTTTGGCAGTAAAGGCCTCCAATATCGCTGGGCGAATGTGATCGAGGGTTTTGATATGCCTGTTAAGGTTAAAATCGGGGGCAAAGACGAATTCCTTTATCCAACAGCGAGCTGGCAAAACCTGAAAACGAAAGGCATCAAAACGTTAACCGTGGACAGGAATTTTTATGTAGAGTCAAAAGAAACGAAGCAGGCATCAATGTAG
- a CDS encoding RagB/SusD family nutrient uptake outer membrane protein gives MKSKLINKISVLTVFSLLVLSGCSDFLDREPLGRYVEKDIPAGSFDSQVFGVYAKMRSFGVSSMPYLAIHNFRSDDADKGSSTTDGVAQESFYDNFQYTQDEWLLNSYWSDHYALIIAANAVIADIDSVGATDAGTLVNKAEAKFMRAYAYFNLARTYGDVPKIDFKVLESAQANIPKSPVNEIFALIDADLTEASALLPLSWDSKYIGRLTSGAAYALHAKTHLWRKNWPAALAAAKQVISSAKYSLVSDYAGIFRETGENNSESVFELQAFYSITQTSLGIENAMHQGVRGSGAWDLGWGWNTPNKSLADAFEKGDPRKDATLLYSGQVNTPYNENVPPASTSIPRAYWNKKAYTNPATRDATASRFGQWMNVRIIRYADVLLMAAEAATEVGGEQNITDALAWLEMVRGRARGNNAAILPKVVTRNQAQLREAIRKERRVELGMENERFFDIVRWGIAADVLRVAGKNLYQNRNRYLPIPRPEIDKSGGVLVQNPEY, from the coding sequence ATGAAAAGTAAATTAATAAATAAAATCTCCGTGCTGACGGTTTTCAGCCTGCTGGTTCTGTCCGGCTGCAGCGACTTCCTGGATCGTGAGCCTTTGGGAAGATACGTTGAAAAGGACATTCCCGCAGGCTCATTTGATAGTCAGGTTTTTGGTGTGTATGCTAAAATGCGCAGCTTTGGGGTTTCTTCGATGCCTTATCTGGCTATCCACAATTTTCGTTCGGACGATGCCGACAAAGGAAGCTCGACCACAGACGGTGTGGCGCAGGAGAGTTTTTACGATAATTTTCAATATACACAAGATGAGTGGTTGCTAAACAGCTATTGGTCTGACCATTATGCATTGATCATCGCGGCAAATGCAGTCATTGCCGACATTGATTCGGTTGGTGCAACAGATGCCGGAACATTGGTTAATAAGGCGGAAGCAAAGTTTATGCGCGCCTATGCCTACTTTAATCTGGCCAGGACTTACGGCGATGTCCCTAAAATTGACTTCAAAGTGCTTGAATCGGCCCAGGCTAATATCCCCAAATCTCCGGTCAATGAAATATTTGCCTTAATTGATGCCGACTTAACGGAAGCGTCTGCACTTCTTCCACTTTCCTGGGATTCCAAATACATTGGGCGCCTCACCAGCGGCGCTGCCTATGCACTGCATGCCAAGACACACTTATGGCGTAAAAACTGGCCAGCCGCATTGGCAGCTGCAAAACAGGTGATTTCTTCTGCTAAATATTCACTGGTGAGTGATTACGCAGGTATTTTCCGGGAAACGGGCGAAAACAATTCCGAGTCTGTATTTGAGCTGCAAGCATTTTACTCCATTACACAAACTTCTCTGGGCATTGAAAATGCAATGCATCAGGGCGTGAGAGGATCAGGAGCGTGGGATTTGGGTTGGGGCTGGAATACGCCTAATAAATCATTAGCCGACGCTTTTGAAAAAGGTGACCCAAGAAAAGATGCAACATTGCTTTATTCAGGTCAGGTTAACACGCCGTACAACGAGAATGTGCCGCCTGCTTCGACAAGCATTCCCCGAGCGTACTGGAACAAGAAAGCGTACACAAACCCGGCAACGCGGGACGCCACAGCCAGCCGTTTCGGGCAATGGATGAATGTGCGCATTATCCGTTATGCAGATGTGTTGCTAATGGCTGCCGAAGCGGCGACTGAGGTCGGCGGTGAGCAAAATATAACGGATGCATTGGCCTGGCTGGAAATGGTTCGGGGCCGTGCACGGGGCAATAATGCGGCTATTTTGCCAAAAGTGGTTACCAGGAATCAAGCGCAGTTAAGAGAAGCAATCCGCAAAGAAAGACGCGTGGAGCTGGGAATGGAAAACGAGCGGTTCTTTGACATTGTCCGCTGGGGAATCGCGGCAGATGTGTTGCGCGTAGCGGGGAAAAACCTTTACCAAAACCGCAACCGTTATCTGCCGATCCCCCGTCCCGAAATTGACAAATCTGGTGGTGTGCTGGTTCAAAATCCGGAATATTGA
- a CDS encoding Kelch repeat-containing protein, which produces MNAILRTFIFLIALSLLVAPVNAQIWKVSEPENLPEKRHENAMATANGKLYLLGGRGVKPVDEYDFKKDSWSHLKETPLEMSHFQAVTYKNEIYVLGAFTGGYPHETPIPNIYIFNPIKNEWRKGAAIPENRLRGAAGAFVLNDKIYLVCGIQDGHWDGQVTWFDEFDPETNTWKTLPDAPRPRDHVQVAVLDNKLYVAGGRLSTARINQVLNTVIKEVDVYDFKTGKWSTMDAANNLPTLRAGNTTVVYGNKILVIGGESDAHVEAHNEVEAFNTQTQKWEKLPSLHQGRHGTQAVSLNKKIYIAAGSANRGGGPELNDMEILDK; this is translated from the coding sequence ATGAACGCAATTCTAAGAACCTTCATATTCCTGATTGCCCTAAGCTTGCTTGTTGCTCCTGTGAATGCGCAGATCTGGAAAGTTTCAGAACCTGAAAATTTGCCTGAAAAAAGGCACGAGAATGCAATGGCTACAGCAAATGGAAAGCTCTATCTTCTGGGCGGGCGAGGCGTAAAACCAGTTGATGAATACGATTTCAAAAAAGACTCCTGGTCGCATTTGAAAGAGACGCCTTTGGAAATGAGCCATTTTCAGGCGGTTACCTATAAAAACGAAATCTATGTGCTGGGCGCGTTCACGGGCGGTTATCCACATGAAACGCCAATTCCCAACATTTACATTTTCAACCCAATCAAAAACGAGTGGCGTAAAGGCGCGGCCATCCCCGAAAACCGCTTGCGGGGCGCAGCAGGAGCATTCGTTCTGAATGACAAAATATATCTGGTTTGCGGCATTCAGGATGGGCATTGGGACGGACAGGTTACATGGTTCGACGAATTTGATCCGGAAACAAACACCTGGAAAACACTTCCGGATGCGCCCAGACCGAGAGATCACGTTCAAGTGGCTGTTTTGGACAACAAATTATATGTTGCAGGTGGCCGTTTGTCGACAGCGCGAATTAATCAGGTCTTGAACACGGTTATTAAGGAAGTGGATGTTTATGATTTCAAGACAGGCAAATGGTCGACGATGGATGCGGCTAATAACCTTCCTACGCTGCGAGCGGGTAACACCACGGTTGTTTATGGTAATAAAATCCTTGTGATTGGCGGAGAAAGCGACGCGCATGTAGAGGCGCATAATGAGGTGGAAGCCTTTAATACACAAACCCAGAAATGGGAAAAGCTGCCCTCATTGCATCAGGGACGCCACGGCACGCAGGCTGTTTCGCTTAATAAGAAAATCTACATAGCCGCGGGATCAGCGAACAGAGGCGGCGGCCCTGAACTGAATGACATGGAAATTCTGGATAAATAA
- a CDS encoding glucoamylase family protein, translating into MTKSFFKHGFLLLILFLLGCDKKDKGSGSAPDSRDSTDKFPLISDDELLTLVQQQTFKYFWDFGHPVSGLARERNSSGDVVTSGGSGFGIMTIPIAIERKFITREQGLERMQKIVTFLKDKSEKFHGAFPHWLNGATGAVVPFSQKDNGADLVETSFLIQGLLTARQYFSASTPAETALRKDINTIWEGVEWDWFRKGSENMLYWHWSPDYKWEMNHQIKGWNECLITYALAASSPTHSIPKTVYDKGWTNDGGIVNGSSYYGLTLPLGEPSGGPLFFSHYSFLGLNPTDLTDQYTNYFTQNKAHALINYNYCKADPMDFGYSDRSWGLTACDIPDGYNANSPTNDKSVIAPTAALSSFPYTPDESMQALKYFYYKLGDQLWGEYGFYDSFSVKEQWVADSYLAIDQGPIIIMIENHRSGLPWELFMSVPEIKSGMKKLGFSSPNLN; encoded by the coding sequence ATGACCAAAAGCTTTTTTAAGCACGGCTTTTTATTGCTCATACTTTTTCTACTTGGGTGTGATAAAAAGGACAAAGGGTCAGGATCAGCTCCTGACTCACGGGATTCGACGGATAAGTTTCCTCTGATATCTGATGACGAGCTCCTAACTCTTGTCCAGCAGCAAACATTCAAGTATTTCTGGGATTTCGGGCATCCGGTTAGCGGACTTGCGCGGGAGCGGAATTCGTCGGGAGACGTTGTGACCTCGGGCGGAAGTGGTTTTGGGATCATGACTATTCCAATCGCCATAGAACGAAAGTTCATCACGCGTGAACAGGGTTTGGAGAGAATGCAGAAAATAGTAACTTTCTTAAAGGACAAGTCGGAGAAATTTCACGGCGCTTTTCCACATTGGCTCAATGGCGCAACCGGCGCTGTGGTTCCTTTCAGTCAAAAAGATAATGGCGCCGATCTCGTCGAAACCTCCTTTCTGATTCAGGGGTTGTTGACGGCCCGACAATATTTCTCAGCCTCAACTCCTGCCGAAACCGCTTTGAGAAAAGATATTAACACAATTTGGGAAGGCGTTGAGTGGGATTGGTTTAGGAAAGGAAGTGAGAATATGCTTTACTGGCATTGGAGCCCCGATTACAAATGGGAAATGAACCATCAGATCAAAGGCTGGAACGAATGCCTGATCACATACGCGCTGGCAGCTTCGTCGCCGACACATTCCATTCCTAAAACAGTTTATGACAAAGGCTGGACCAATGATGGAGGTATTGTGAACGGAAGCTCTTACTATGGACTGACGCTTCCCCTTGGCGAACCATCCGGAGGTCCGCTATTTTTCTCGCATTATTCATTTCTTGGGCTGAACCCAACCGATCTTACGGATCAATACACAAATTATTTTACCCAAAATAAGGCGCATGCGCTTATCAACTACAATTATTGCAAGGCTGATCCAATGGACTTCGGATACAGCGACCGCTCCTGGGGATTAACTGCCTGTGATATTCCCGATGGTTATAATGCCAATTCGCCCACCAATGATAAAAGCGTAATAGCACCAACTGCTGCACTCTCCTCATTCCCTTACACGCCAGACGAGTCCATGCAGGCTTTAAAGTACTTTTATTACAAACTTGGCGACCAGCTCTGGGGTGAATACGGTTTCTACGATTCCTTTTCCGTCAAAGAGCAATGGGTGGCAGACTCTTACCTGGCTATTGACCAGGGACCGATCATTATTATGATCGAGAATCATCGCAGCGGCTTGCCTTGGGAGCTTTTTATGAGTGTTCCTGAGATTAAGTCCGGCATGAAAAAACTTGGATTTAGCAGTCCAAACCTCAATTAG